The proteins below are encoded in one region of Fibrobacter sp.:
- a CDS encoding SpoVG family protein, with protein sequence MENTLQVTKVIVYPLKELDSKIKGMATVEINEALCLRELKIKDGVNGLFVAYPVDPFYQGEDYRSIYMPMTRQFREHLENAVLEEYQKAINSQKEG encoded by the coding sequence ATGGAAAATACACTCCAAGTAACAAAAGTTATCGTGTACCCTTTAAAGGAATTGGACTCAAAAATCAAAGGCATGGCAACAGTTGAAATCAACGAAGCCCTTTGCCTTCGTGAACTCAAAATCAAGGACGGCGTGAACGGCTTGTTTGTAGCCTACCCAGTAGACCCTTTCTATCAAGGAGAAGATTACAGGAGCATCTACATGCCGATGACTCGCCAGTTCAGAGAGCATCTGGAAAACGCAGTCCTTGAAGAATATCAAAAAGCAATCAACTCCCAAAAGGAAGGTTAA
- the bet gene encoding phage recombination protein Bet, producing the protein MPNEVTVQTEANKVTQKLLYEYLSTLTTSLTEGERVQFLAIAQAFNLNPFKREIYAVKYGNSFNVITGYEVYIKRAESFPQYDGYETEFGIDAAKQVFCTCRVFRKDRSHACTSTVYMAEYNTGKSLWLSKPKVMLEKVAIATAFRRAFPSEFNGMPYTSDEMPEPTATLDPKNEIPQAEKPAKRSFSEVIADERSRVGEEAFNKLLFDFGCTKLSEITKELQEGFYRQIAALPTQVSPQKEESVEDVKIFNDEPMN; encoded by the coding sequence ATGCCCAACGAAGTAACCGTGCAGACCGAAGCGAACAAGGTCACGCAGAAGCTTCTCTACGAATACCTGTCCACGCTCACTACCTCCCTTACGGAAGGCGAGCGCGTGCAGTTTCTGGCTATCGCTCAGGCCTTCAATCTCAACCCGTTCAAGCGCGAAATCTATGCCGTCAAATACGGCAACAGTTTCAACGTGATTACTGGTTACGAGGTTTACATAAAGAGAGCAGAATCGTTCCCACAATATGACGGATACGAAACGGAATTTGGAATTGACGCTGCAAAGCAGGTTTTCTGCACTTGCAGAGTATTCCGCAAGGATCGCTCCCACGCTTGCACGAGCACGGTCTATATGGCAGAATACAACACAGGCAAATCCCTTTGGCTTTCAAAGCCGAAGGTGATGCTCGAAAAGGTTGCCATTGCGACAGCGTTCAGGCGAGCTTTCCCAAGCGAATTCAACGGAATGCCTTATACCTCCGACGAAATGCCGGAACCGACCGCAACTCTTGACCCGAAGAACGAAATCCCGCAGGCGGAAAAACCTGCAAAGCGTTCCTTCTCAGAAGTCATTGCGGACGAACGCTCCCGAGTTGGCGAGGAAGCCTTCAACAAGCTTCTCTTTGACTTCGGCTGCACAAAGCTCTCCGAAATCACGAAGGAATTGCAGGAAGGATTCTACCGACAAATCGCAGCTCTTCCGACACAAGTTTCTCCCCAAAAGGAAGAAAGCGTTGAAGATGTGAAAATCTTCAATGACGAGCCTATGAACTAA